Proteins from a single region of Flaviflexus salsibiostraticola:
- the dnaA gene encoding chromosomal replication initiator protein DnaA translates to MSDPRVALDAWTAAIELLRAEDELTDSQTAFVRMAHPLATVDDIFVVAVSSDFIKSWIEENASRAMEGKLTDILGREKRILISVDSSLGEAPLQQTSEPIHSRGFTPEPTPASTHTEYAEPVSPSAMSFDPRDDALSVASAADAAADRPRRGPGASETTLRTAGLNPRYTFDSFVIGESNRFAHGTSFAVAEAPGQTYSPLFIYGDSGMGKTHLMHAIGNYALNLYPELKVKYVSAEEFTNDFVNSLDKNTKHRFKERYRSIDILLIDDIQFFGDKEGTVEEFFHTFNALSNANKQIVISSDVAPHLLRDFEDRMISRFASGITANIRPPDLETRMAIINRKAASDGLSVPPDVSEYIATKVATNVREIEGALRRVTAYCDLSKQDLTVALAEMVLKDIIADPDSLEITAGLIMAQTASYFRITIDDLSSPDRTRMMVTARQIAMYLCRELTDLSLPKIGDLFGGRDHTTVMHAYRKISNQMAQKEQVFGDVSALTAQIKQAATKNARG, encoded by the coding sequence ATGTCAGATCCTCGCGTTGCCCTTGATGCCTGGACCGCTGCCATTGAGCTCCTTCGAGCTGAAGACGAACTGACCGACTCACAGACCGCTTTCGTCCGCATGGCGCACCCGCTTGCGACCGTGGACGACATCTTCGTCGTCGCCGTGAGCTCGGACTTCATCAAGTCGTGGATCGAGGAGAACGCCTCACGGGCAATGGAGGGCAAGCTCACCGACATACTCGGCCGGGAGAAGCGCATCCTCATCTCTGTGGATTCGTCGCTGGGCGAGGCTCCGCTCCAGCAGACATCTGAACCCATTCATTCCCGCGGATTCACGCCGGAACCGACGCCCGCATCGACGCACACGGAATACGCCGAGCCTGTCAGTCCTTCCGCCATGTCCTTTGATCCGAGGGACGATGCCCTGTCTGTTGCCTCGGCGGCTGATGCCGCTGCGGATCGGCCCCGTCGAGGACCCGGCGCCTCGGAGACGACACTGCGGACGGCCGGGCTCAATCCGCGGTACACATTCGACTCCTTCGTCATCGGCGAGTCCAACCGATTCGCGCACGGGACCTCCTTCGCCGTCGCCGAGGCGCCGGGTCAGACCTATAGTCCGCTGTTCATCTACGGCGACTCGGGAATGGGCAAGACCCACCTCATGCATGCGATCGGGAACTACGCCCTCAATCTGTACCCGGAGCTCAAGGTCAAGTACGTCTCCGCCGAGGAGTTCACGAACGACTTCGTCAACTCGCTCGACAAGAACACGAAGCATCGCTTCAAGGAGCGCTACCGCTCGATCGATATCCTCCTCATCGATGACATCCAATTCTTCGGCGACAAAGAGGGCACGGTCGAGGAGTTTTTCCACACGTTCAATGCCCTCTCCAACGCCAATAAGCAGATCGTCATCTCCTCCGACGTTGCCCCGCACCTGCTGCGCGACTTCGAGGACCGCATGATCTCGCGCTTCGCGTCCGGCATCACCGCCAATATCAGGCCCCCTGACCTCGAGACGCGCATGGCGATCATCAATCGCAAGGCGGCGAGTGATGGCCTGTCGGTTCCCCCGGACGTCTCCGAGTACATCGCGACGAAGGTTGCGACGAACGTCCGTGAGATCGAAGGGGCACTGCGGCGCGTCACCGCGTACTGCGATCTGTCGAAGCAGGACCTCACGGTGGCACTCGCCGAGATGGTGCTCAAGGACATCATCGCCGACCCGGATTCACTCGAGATCACGGCCGGCCTCATCATGGCTCAGACCGCGAGCTACTTCCGGATCACCATCGATGACCTCAGTTCCCCGGATCGGACGAGGATGATGGTGACGGCTCGACAGATCGCCATGTATCTCTGCAGGGAGCTGACCGACCTGTCGCTGCCGAAGATCGGCGATCTTTTCGGCGGTCGCGACCACACCACGGTCATGCACGCCTACCGGAAGATCTCGAACCAGATGGCGCAGAAGGAACAGGTCTTCGGCGACGTGTCCGCTCTCACAGCACAGATCAAGCAGGCGGCCACGAAGAACGCGCGGGGATAA
- the dnaN gene encoding DNA polymerase III subunit beta, translated as MELRVDRDVLADAVTWAAKTIPSRPAIPVLAGIKLVADSAGTLQVSAYDPETTALVETEASVDTSGECLVNGRILAEICRSLPGRPVDLKLDGTKLELVCGSARFSLHSMALDEYPSLPSTDDVIGTVDGSEWLEAVTQVSSAASHDETLPLLVSVCLEIDGENMTLMATDRYRLAVRELTWSPSKTDVSDRILVKASRLLEIAKSYGSAGPITLALDEAGSAKMIGFDAVGRESTSRLIDGDYPQVRSLFPKDINGYAVVSRTDLLEAIKRSRIVVERNSAVRLSFTEGQVTVEAGQGGDSAQAKEVLQASLNGEDITMAFNPSYLLDALTVTNAPYVRISFTHSTKPAVVSAQEELGGDDSLDFRVLLMPIRAFGVN; from the coding sequence GTGGAGCTGAGGGTCGATCGCGACGTGCTTGCCGATGCTGTCACGTGGGCAGCGAAAACAATTCCGAGCCGTCCAGCCATACCCGTCCTCGCGGGCATCAAGCTTGTCGCCGACAGTGCAGGCACGCTGCAGGTCTCGGCGTATGACCCGGAGACGACAGCGTTGGTCGAGACGGAGGCCAGTGTCGACACCTCGGGAGAGTGCCTCGTCAACGGCCGGATCCTCGCCGAGATCTGCCGCAGCCTTCCCGGACGGCCGGTTGATCTCAAGCTCGACGGAACAAAGCTCGAACTCGTGTGCGGCAGCGCCCGCTTCTCGCTTCACTCGATGGCGCTCGACGAATATCCGTCCCTGCCCTCGACGGACGACGTCATCGGCACCGTCGATGGCTCGGAATGGCTCGAGGCGGTCACCCAGGTGTCCTCCGCAGCGTCCCATGATGAGACGCTGCCACTGCTCGTGTCGGTCTGCCTCGAGATCGATGGCGAGAACATGACGCTCATGGCGACCGACAGGTATCGACTCGCCGTTCGCGAACTGACCTGGTCCCCATCCAAGACCGATGTGTCGGATCGAATCCTCGTCAAAGCATCGCGACTCCTCGAGATCGCAAAGTCCTACGGCTCGGCCGGTCCTATCACGCTCGCCCTGGATGAAGCCGGCAGCGCGAAGATGATCGGTTTCGACGCGGTCGGCCGCGAGAGCACCTCCCGGCTCATTGACGGGGATTACCCGCAGGTGCGCTCGCTGTTCCCGAAGGACATCAACGGCTATGCCGTCGTCTCTCGCACGGATCTGCTCGAGGCGATCAAGCGCTCGAGGATCGTCGTCGAGCGTAACTCGGCCGTTCGACTCTCCTTCACGGAGGGTCAGGTCACGGTCGAGGCGGGCCAGGGAGGCGATTCCGCCCAGGCGAAGGAAGTGCTTCAGGCGAGCCTCAATGGCGAAGACATCACGATGGCGTTCAACCCGTCGTACCTGCTTGACGCCCTGACCGTGACGAATGCGCCGTACGTTCGAATCTCTTTCACCCATTCGACGAAGCCAGCCGTTGTGTCGGCCCAGGAGGAGCTCGGGGGTGACGACTCGCTCGACTTCCGCGTCCTGCTCATGCCGATCCGCGCGTTCGGTGTCAATTGA
- the recF gene encoding DNA replication/repair protein RecF (All proteins in this family for which functions are known are DNA-binding proteins that assist the filamentation of RecA onto DNA for the initiation of recombination or recombinational repair.), translated as MWISNLALNDFRSYPNAVLEFEPGATLFIGENGQGKTNIVEAIAYLATFSSHRVAADAALVRQGGPAAVIRAKAHNGERESMLEIEILAGRANRARLNRGAVKPRELLGIVRAVVFAPEDLQLISGDPGVRRRFLDDAAIQQRPRMAGVKTEYDKVLRHRTALLKSSGAARRRGQPVDEISFAVWDDRLADLGAQIVAHRAALVRDLRPHVVTMYEKIAPGRGTPHVVYEANVDRQASAVPSPQDLEASGYGALEEIEDGLLDVDAVRERLRASIVERRDREIDRGINLVGPHRDDLVLGLGTLPAKGFASHGETWSYALALRLAEWALLREGDESDPILILDDVFAELDLRRRSALADMIVDTEQVFITAAVGDDIPPELDGTRFRVHDGTVTRDR; from the coding sequence GTGTGGATCTCGAATCTTGCGCTCAACGACTTCCGCTCCTACCCGAATGCGGTTCTCGAATTCGAGCCGGGCGCCACTCTGTTCATTGGAGAGAATGGCCAGGGCAAGACCAACATCGTCGAGGCGATCGCCTATCTCGCGACGTTCTCGTCCCACCGAGTTGCGGCCGATGCCGCACTCGTCCGACAGGGAGGGCCGGCCGCCGTCATCCGTGCCAAAGCACACAATGGCGAGCGGGAATCGATGCTCGAGATTGAGATCCTTGCCGGAAGGGCGAACAGAGCGAGGCTCAATCGCGGCGCCGTCAAGCCTCGCGAGCTCCTCGGGATTGTCAGGGCCGTCGTCTTCGCCCCGGAAGACCTGCAGCTCATCTCCGGTGACCCAGGTGTGCGACGTCGATTTCTTGACGATGCCGCAATTCAGCAGCGGCCGCGAATGGCGGGCGTCAAGACCGAATATGACAAGGTTCTGCGCCACCGCACGGCACTGCTCAAGTCATCCGGCGCCGCGCGACGTCGAGGACAGCCGGTCGACGAGATCAGCTTTGCTGTGTGGGATGACCGATTGGCCGATCTCGGCGCCCAGATCGTCGCTCATCGTGCCGCCCTCGTGCGAGACCTTCGCCCCCACGTTGTCACGATGTACGAGAAGATCGCCCCCGGCCGGGGCACACCCCACGTCGTCTACGAGGCGAATGTCGACCGGCAGGCGTCGGCAGTTCCGTCGCCGCAGGACCTGGAGGCGTCCGGTTATGGCGCGCTCGAGGAGATAGAAGATGGTCTGCTCGATGTGGATGCCGTCAGGGAGCGGCTCAGGGCATCGATCGTGGAGCGCCGAGATCGTGAGATCGACAGAGGAATCAACCTCGTCGGACCCCATCGCGACGACCTCGTTCTCGGGTTGGGGACGCTGCCGGCCAAGGGCTTCGCATCGCACGGCGAGACGTGGTCCTACGCGCTGGCCCTGCGGCTCGCCGAATGGGCGCTGCTGCGTGAGGGCGACGAATCCGATCCCATTCTCATCCTCGACGATGTCTTCGCCGAGCTCGATCTGCGCCGGCGCTCTGCCCTCGCGGACATGATCGTCGACACCGAACAGGTCTTCATCACCGCGGCGGTCGGCGACGACATTCCGCCGGAGCTCGACGGCACACGCTTCCGTGTCCATGACGGGACCGTGACCCGTGATCGTTGA
- a CDS encoding DUF721 domain-containing protein, producing MIVEEARAQARRSTGDDVCLAALERAREMQVRHGYRRVGKPKPFVGKGAHREDPGVNLAIQTPGPGWGDVGSGPRPSWRDPRPIGETLGRFTAGAGWSRQLAVAKLRNSWEEIVGPTVAKHAVLEEFEDGALTILASSHSWAVNLRSLLPQVEKAIVDAIGEGIVESITVRNVQQVSWKHGRLSVPGRGPRDTYDQ from the coding sequence GTGATCGTTGAGGAGGCTCGTGCGCAGGCCCGTCGGTCGACGGGCGATGACGTGTGCCTTGCCGCGCTCGAGCGGGCGCGTGAGATGCAGGTGCGCCACGGCTATCGGAGAGTCGGCAAACCGAAGCCGTTCGTCGGCAAGGGCGCCCACCGTGAGGACCCGGGCGTGAACCTGGCGATTCAGACGCCGGGGCCGGGATGGGGTGACGTCGGATCCGGCCCTCGTCCGTCGTGGCGGGATCCGCGTCCGATCGGGGAGACGCTCGGCCGTTTCACGGCGGGTGCCGGATGGTCTCGGCAGCTGGCTGTGGCGAAGCTGCGCAACTCGTGGGAGGAGATCGTCGGCCCGACGGTTGCCAAGCACGCCGTCCTTGAGGAGTTCGAGGATGGTGCGCTCACGATCCTCGCCTCGTCGCACTCCTGGGCAGTCAACCTGCGCTCACTCCTTCCGCAGGTGGAGAAGGCGATTGTCGACGCGATCGGCGAGGGGATCGTCGAATCGATCACCGTGCGAAATGTGCAGCAGGTGTCGTGGAAGCATGGGCGCCTCTCGGTGCCCGGGCGGGGCCCGCGAGATACCTACGATCAGTGA